The following is a genomic window from Nitrospira sp..
CGTTCACACGATTTAAGAGCACGACCGGGAAAGGTCCGTTCGAAGTACCGACAGACCCGATCACAGGCTTCCAAACAGAACTACCGACAGGGTCCGGTTTTTACATTCTCCAACCGGGCTTTACCGCCCTCTTCCCCAGCGATCCTGCCGTGCTCTTCGGCAGTATAAGCTACATCTGGAATATGTCGCGTAATATAGGCGGGCAGATCGGCCGGATCGATCCTGGAAGCGGAGTCAATGCGAATGTTGGTCTCGGCATTTCGTTGAATGAAAAGTTATCTTTGACTCTGGGGTATGACCATACCGTTTTTGAAAGACCCACTTCTGCCTCCAACCTGCTTCTCACAACTACCCCGCAGGTCACACAAATCGGGGTATTGCTCATCGGAGGGGCGTATCGATTGAGCGATCGCAGCTTTGTCAACTTCGTCGTCGGAGTCGGCGCGACACGGGAAGCACCGGATCTCCAAGTGACAATCCGAATCCCGACGGCAGTCTTTACTCAGAAATAGTGGAAGGAGCGATGTTTCAGCCGACGCGGTGCAGGAGAGATTCATCCGCCGGCGTCCAAGAACAGGGGCTACGCCAGACTAACCGGCGGTACGGCGGTAGGCACGAAGTGATACCAATCACAGGGGCGACCACGGCGGGGTTTTCTCCCGCCGCCAAGAGCCAGTGTAAGGGCTCCGAGTTGCGCAAGCAAGGTATGGTGGAGGGCAGGGGAGTCGAACCCCCGACCCCTACGTTGCGAACGTAGTGCTCTCCCAACTGAGCTAGCCCCCCAATTTTTTGCGTGCGTAGAACGGTCTCCGACCGACAGGAGGAGCGAGCGCCGTCTGGTTGACCGCAGGTAAACCTGAGCGGAAGTGCGCAGGTGATCATGGACTGCGGAGGAGACGGGGAGAAAGGCCGGCGCTCGTCCTGACTCTCCGGGCATTATACACAACCGTCGCTCCGGTCTCTACACGAACTTATAATTTTCAACAATGACATCACACGGGATTCATGATGCCATCAGGGGGCCGGCCTGTTTCCGCCACGACCACCCGTCGCCCTTCCACCCGCAGCCTTCCTTCAGCATACAGTTGAATCGCCCGGGGATAGATCCTGTGTTCCTGCTCCAAGATACGAGCCGCCAGGACATCCGACTGATCCCCTTCCAGGATCGGCACGGCGGCCTGGATGATGATAGGTCCTTCATCCACCCCTTCCGTCACGAAGTGGACCGTGCACCCGGCGATTTTACATCCGTGCTCAATCGCCTTTTTTTGTACATCAAGCCCGGGAAACGACGGCAGCAACGACGGGTGGATATTCATCATTCGATTCTCATAGGCCTTCACCAACACTCCGGTTACGATCTTCATGTACCCGGCCAGAAGCACGAGGTCCGTTTCGTACTTCTGCAAGACCTCCAACAGCGCCCGGTCATAGGCCTCGCGACTGTCCTGCCGCCCGGCAAAGGGCTTCGGATCCAACCACACAGCCTTCAGCCCATGTTTGCCCGCACGTTCAAGTCCGCCCGCATCCTGTTTGTTGCTGAGGACCACGACGATTTCAGCGGAAAGGGAGCCCTTCTCGATCGCGTCGATGATGGCCTGGAGATTGGAACCGCGACCGGACACCAGCACCGCCAGACGCAGCAACCGTGACGGATTACCCGACATATTCCACCGTACCTTCATGGCCTGCTTGCGCCACAATCTCGCCGATGTGAAACGCTCGGTCGCCCAGGTCCGCCGCCTTGGCGATGACTAGGTCGGCATGCTCAGGGGCCACGACGAGAATCAATCCGACCCCCATATTGAAGACCCGATACATTTCGTCCGACGCGACCGCCCCGCGCTCCTGAATCACCTGAAAAATCGGCAGCACCGGCCAGGAACCACGCCGGATGCGTGCCCCGCAACGAGCCGGAAAGACGCGCGGCAGGTTGTCCGTGATCCCACCGCCCGTAATATGGGCGATGCCCTTGATGGGACAGGCATCGGCCAGGGTCAGGATCTGTTTCGCATAAATTCTTGTCGGCGTCAGGAGCGATGCCCCGAGTACCCCGCCGAGTTCCGGCACGACACTCTCGACCGTCAGCCTACTCCCCTCAAACAGCACCTTGCGCACCAACGAAAATCCGTTGCTGTGGACGCCGGTCGAGGCGAGCCCGATCACGGCATCACCCGGTGCAATCTGCCGACCGTCGATCATCTTCGGACGATCGACCACTCCGACGGCAAAACCGGCCAAATCGTATTCTCCGTCCGCGTAGAACGACGGCATCTCGGCGGTTTCACCCCCGATCAGCGCGCA
Proteins encoded in this region:
- a CDS encoding Phosphoribosylglycinamide formyltransferase codes for the protein MSGNPSRLLRLAVLVSGRGSNLQAIIDAIEKGSLSAEIVVVLSNKQDAGGLERAGKHGLKAVWLDPKPFAGRQDSREAYDRALLEVLQKYETDLVLLAGYMKIVTGVLVKAYENRMMNIHPSLLPSFPGLDVQKKAIEHGCKIAGCTVHFVTEGVDEGPIIIQAAVPILEGDQSDVLAARILEQEHRIYPRAIQLYAEGRLRVEGRRVVVAETGRPPDGIMNPV
- a CDS encoding Phosphoribosylformylglycinamidine cyclo-ligase → MTTYRDAGVDIDAGDAFVERIKPHVRATFRPEVLTDLGGFGGLFRFQADRYRDPVLVSGTDGVGTKLKIAFLMDKHDTVGIDLVAMCVNDIAVSGAEPLFFLDYFATGKLSLNTAEAVVRGISEGCRQAGCALIGGETAEMPSFYADGEYDLAGFAVGVVDRPKMIDGRQIAPGDAVIGLASTGVHSNGFSLVRKVLFEGSRLTVESVVPELGGVLGASLLTPTRIYAKQILTLADACPIKGIAHITGGGITDNLPRVFPARCGARIRRGSWPVLPIFQVIQERGAVASDEMYRVFNMGVGLILVVAPEHADLVIAKAADLGDRAFHIGEIVAQAGHEGTVEYVG